The Bacillus vallismortis genome window below encodes:
- a CDS encoding Rap family tetratricopeptide repeat protein, producing the protein MNPVLSSSEVGVKINEWYKMIRQFSVPDAEILKAEVEQEINQMEENEYLLIYFSLMKFRHQLMLDYLEPVTTRIRPTIDELLEKIEVSNKGISGLLSYYSLFFRGMYEFDKKQYMKAIYYYREAEKQLIHVPDEIERAEFHFKLAEAYYGMKQSHVSMHHVKQALDIYNQYELYKVRKVQCMFVISGNYTDFKRYEKSQPHLEKALELSKELNNKRLISSALYNLGTNFADSGDYEQAEVFMKQAVEITEKEKLSNLQHSLFSYAKILFKQGKMNEAIQISKKGLSAALYQGDELFAKLQSYLKALYVDAVDQHGVNQIIEYLEKNKNYSYIEDIAFETAAAYANSKEFETSYVYHQKMFQTQTQIQRGECLYDF; encoded by the coding sequence GTGAATCCGGTTTTATCATCGTCAGAAGTTGGCGTTAAGATCAATGAATGGTATAAAATGATACGTCAATTTAGTGTCCCGGATGCAGAGATTTTAAAGGCTGAGGTGGAGCAGGAGATCAATCAGATGGAAGAAAATGAGTATTTGCTTATTTACTTCTCTCTTATGAAATTTCGGCATCAACTCATGCTAGATTATTTGGAACCCGTAACAACACGTATAAGACCAACTATTGACGAACTTCTTGAAAAAATTGAGGTTTCAAATAAAGGCATATCTGGCCTGTTGTCGTATTATTCTTTGTTTTTCCGAGGAATGTACGAGTTTGATAAAAAACAATACATGAAAGCTATCTACTATTATAGAGAAGCGGAGAAGCAGCTTATACATGTCCCTGATGAGATCGAAAGAGCAGAGTTTCATTTTAAGTTAGCTGAAGCATATTATGGTATGAAGCAAAGTCATGTGTCTATGCATCACGTTAAACAAGCGTTGGATATTTATAATCAATATGAACTTTATAAGGTGCGAAAAGTTCAGTGTATGTTTGTGATCTCAGGGAATTATACTGATTTTAAACGTTATGAGAAAAGCCAGCCGCATCTTGAAAAGGCATTAGAGTTATCTAAGGAATTGAATAACAAGAGGTTGATTAGTTCTGCGCTATATAATTTAGGCACGAATTTTGCGGACAGTGGCGATTACGAGCAAGCGGAAGTATTCATGAAGCAAGCTGTGGAGATAACAGAAAAAGAAAAGCTCTCAAACTTGCAACATTCTTTATTTTCCTATGCGAAAATCCTTTTTAAACAAGGGAAAATGAATGAAGCTATCCAAATAAGTAAGAAAGGGTTGTCGGCAGCTCTTTATCAAGGTGATGAGCTTTTCGCAAAGTTACAGAGTTATTTAAAAGCTCTTTACGTCGATGCGGTGGATCAACATGGAGTGAACCAAATCATAGAATACTTAGAGAAGAATAAGAACTATTCGTATATTGAAGACATTGCCTTTGAGACCGCAGCTGCTTACGCAAACTCAAAAGAATTTGAAACATCCTATGTATATCATCAGAAAATGTTTCAGACTCAAACACAAATTCAAAGGGGAGAATGCCTGTATGACTTTTAA